From a single Couchioplanes caeruleus genomic region:
- a CDS encoding SigB/SigF/SigG family RNA polymerase sigma factor: MPAQEDSSTRVLEDLDAAAVEYATRISGASGPARAALRDELTRICLPFAGRMARRYRGRGENLEDLEQVARLGLVKAIDRYDPERGSFTAYAVITISGEIKRHFRDRTWGVHVPRRVQDLSLEVGHASMVLTTELSRTPTPAEIATRLGVPLPAVLEALESAAGYSPSSLNAPAGGDGAAEFGDLLGGTDSDLEMVDDKLTVAGLLLRLPARERRMLAMRFYGNRTQAEIATELGISQMHVSRLLSRSLAWLREAMLSDALPRWEGANGPTDPHGMQIAVQHGDGVLTVRVQGEVDRDTAERLRTALRHAVSSLGGDRLVIDLAGVPLVDAAGVAVLIDAASAASVAEADLTLAGTQPYVARILGVSGLQNLLEKRRRS; the protein is encoded by the coding sequence ATGCCTGCACAGGAGGACTCCTCGACGCGCGTCCTCGAGGATCTCGACGCCGCCGCCGTGGAGTACGCCACCCGGATCTCCGGCGCCTCCGGCCCCGCGCGGGCCGCGCTGCGTGACGAGCTGACGCGGATCTGCCTGCCGTTCGCCGGTCGCATGGCGCGCCGGTACCGGGGGCGGGGCGAGAACCTCGAGGATCTCGAGCAGGTCGCCCGGCTGGGCCTGGTGAAGGCGATCGACCGGTACGACCCCGAGCGCGGCTCCTTCACGGCGTACGCGGTCATCACCATTTCCGGTGAGATCAAGCGGCACTTCCGTGACCGGACGTGGGGGGTGCACGTGCCGCGGCGGGTGCAGGACCTGAGCCTGGAGGTCGGGCACGCCTCGATGGTGCTGACCACGGAGCTGTCCCGCACGCCGACGCCGGCCGAGATCGCCACGCGGCTCGGTGTGCCGCTGCCGGCCGTGCTGGAGGCCCTGGAGTCCGCCGCCGGGTATTCGCCGTCGTCGCTCAACGCCCCCGCGGGCGGTGACGGGGCCGCCGAGTTCGGTGACCTGCTGGGCGGCACGGACAGTGACCTCGAGATGGTCGACGACAAGCTCACCGTCGCCGGGCTGCTGCTGCGCCTGCCGGCCCGCGAGCGGCGGATGCTCGCGATGCGCTTCTACGGCAACCGGACCCAGGCGGAGATCGCGACCGAGCTCGGCATCTCGCAGATGCACGTGTCGCGGCTGCTCAGCCGGTCGCTGGCGTGGCTGCGCGAGGCGATGCTCAGCGACGCGCTGCCGCGCTGGGAGGGTGCGAACGGCCCCACGGATCCGCACGGCATGCAGATCGCGGTGCAGCACGGCGACGGCGTCCTGACCGTACGGGTGCAGGGCGAGGTCGACCGGGACACCGCCGAACGGCTGCGGACGGCGCTGCGCCACGCGGTGTCGTCGCTGGGTGGTGACCGGCTGGTGATCGACCTGGCCGGGGTGCCGCTGGTGGACGCGGCCGGGGTGGCGGTGCTCATCGACGCGGCCTCGGCGGCGTCGGTGGCGGAGGCGGATCTGACGCTGGCCGGCACGCAGCCGTACGTGGCGCGCATCCTCGGTGTCTCGGGGCTGCAGAACCTGCTGGAGAAGCGCCGCCGGTCCTGA
- a CDS encoding ATP-binding protein, whose amino-acid sequence MVGFEALVQADEGRMLVGLSGRLGLPDSATLRTRLMECLAEQPDALLVDVAALTVSEPLALAAFSAVARQAARWPGIPVMLCAPRPEVRHSLGLAAYKRLPVYATVQAARAELGDDPRARPVITEELLPVTGAARQARNVATDACVRWDLPGLVAPASLIASELASNVVDHAHTMMTLRLALHRRRLHITVRDGSAAAPQLRSIAPAATAGGRGLMLVDATADAWGWLPCDGGKVVWTSLRVG is encoded by the coding sequence ATGGTGGGCTTCGAGGCGCTGGTACAGGCGGACGAGGGCCGGATGCTCGTCGGGCTCTCCGGGAGGCTCGGCCTGCCCGACTCCGCGACCCTGCGGACCCGGCTCATGGAATGCCTCGCGGAACAGCCCGACGCGCTGCTCGTCGACGTGGCCGCCCTGACCGTCAGCGAGCCGCTGGCGCTGGCGGCGTTCTCCGCGGTCGCCCGGCAGGCCGCGCGCTGGCCCGGGATCCCGGTCATGCTGTGCGCGCCGCGGCCCGAGGTGAGGCACTCGCTGGGGCTCGCGGCGTACAAGCGGCTGCCCGTGTACGCCACCGTGCAGGCCGCCCGCGCCGAGCTCGGCGACGACCCCCGTGCCCGGCCCGTGATCACCGAGGAGCTGCTGCCCGTCACGGGCGCCGCCCGGCAGGCCCGCAACGTGGCGACCGACGCGTGCGTGCGCTGGGACCTTCCGGGCCTCGTGGCCCCGGCCAGCCTGATCGCCAGCGAGCTGGCCAGCAACGTCGTCGACCACGCCCACACGATGATGACCCTGCGGCTGGCGCTGCACCGGCGCCGCCTGCACATCACCGTCCGTGACGGCTCGGCCGCCGCGCCCCAGCTGCGGTCCATCGCCCCCGCCGCCACCGCGGGCGGGCGCGGGCTGATGCTGGTGGACGCGACGGCGGACGCGTGGGGCTGGCTGCCGTGCGACGGCGGCAAGGTGGTCTGGACGTCCCTGCGCGTCGGCTGA
- a CDS encoding ATP-binding protein: MSSQLVCRPEQELPVAILRVSGVLDTVTGDALEQAVARCLSAQPEALLVDVAGLDVADPVALDVLSAVVCRTAEWPAAPVILCGAGPGTTRALAQWPGCDTVSLADDCDQALAGLHETPGTQRIRVRLRPVPDACRQVRQLVAQTCAAWHHKELAATVGLIATELVANVVRHAHTTMELTLGLRDGRVWLAVRDGSRLLPRPKEPGVSEAGGRGLQLVRELTDAWGVLPVPDGKVVWTRMTAATA, encoded by the coding sequence ATGTCGAGCCAGCTGGTCTGCCGACCCGAGCAGGAACTGCCGGTCGCGATCCTGCGGGTCAGCGGGGTGCTCGACACCGTCACGGGCGACGCGCTGGAGCAGGCGGTCGCCCGGTGCCTGTCCGCGCAGCCCGAGGCCCTCCTGGTGGACGTGGCCGGCCTGGACGTCGCCGACCCGGTCGCGCTGGACGTGCTGAGCGCGGTGGTCTGCCGTACGGCCGAGTGGCCCGCGGCGCCGGTCATCCTCTGTGGTGCGGGGCCCGGCACCACCCGCGCGCTCGCCCAGTGGCCCGGATGCGACACCGTCAGCCTCGCCGACGACTGTGACCAGGCTCTCGCCGGGCTGCACGAGACGCCGGGCACGCAGCGGATCCGCGTACGGCTGCGGCCCGTCCCCGACGCCTGCCGCCAGGTGCGCCAGCTCGTCGCCCAGACCTGCGCAGCCTGGCACCACAAGGAACTCGCCGCCACGGTCGGCCTGATCGCCACCGAGCTGGTGGCCAACGTGGTGCGGCACGCACACACCACGATGGAGCTCACCCTGGGGCTGCGCGACGGGCGGGTCTGGCTGGCCGTACGCGACGGCAGCCGGCTCCTGCCGCGGCCGAAGGAACCCGGGGTCTCCGAGGCCGGCGGGCGCGGGCTGCAACTCGTCCGGGAGCTCACCGACGCCTGGGGCGTGCTGCCGGTGCCCGACGGCAAGGTGGTGTGGACCAGGATGACGGCGGCGACGGCGTGA
- a CDS encoding ABC transporter ATP-binding protein → MVAGKVGPAALLPYLRGHRGTLGVVAVLSLVAAGASLAQPVLVRDLLDAVAAGRPTGGTVALLVSLLLTGAALGGIRDYLLQRTAEGLVLTTRRRLARHLLLLPIAEYDRRRTGDLLSRVGADTTLLRAVVTSGLLEMVTGVVMVAGATIAMALLDPVLLAVAAGGLAVGLAVALVVSRRVRGLSEQAQARLGEMTSAVERAISAVRTIRASGAQEREARAVTRSAEQAYAAGMRVARLETVIGPVAAAATQGAFLLVLAVGGARVAAGAITVGDLVAIILFLFFLVLPLGQALNAYTRLQTGLGALQRIEEVLGLPSETAADAPAGADAGAAGADADAVTFRDVTFAYPGGSPVLQGVSFSVRRGSRVALVGPSGAGKSTLLALIERFYEVSGGAVLVDGTDVRDLPRDALRRRLGYVEQEAPVLAGTLRDNLLLTAPDAGEARLLRALAEVNLEALVTRTPDGLDVQVGEGGVMLSGGERQRLAIARSLLAESPILLLDEPTSNLDARNEAALREAIAAAATRRTLIVVAHRLSTVVDSDLIVVLEAGRVAATGTHDELLAGSPLYRELATHQLLVPDP, encoded by the coding sequence ATGGTCGCCGGGAAGGTCGGTCCTGCCGCGCTGCTGCCGTACCTGCGCGGGCACCGCGGGACGCTCGGCGTCGTGGCCGTGTTGTCCCTGGTGGCGGCGGGTGCCTCGCTCGCACAGCCGGTGCTGGTCCGCGATCTTCTCGACGCCGTCGCGGCGGGCCGCCCGACCGGCGGGACGGTGGCCCTGCTGGTCTCCCTGCTGCTCACCGGCGCCGCGCTCGGCGGGATCCGGGACTACCTGCTGCAGCGCACGGCCGAGGGGCTGGTGCTCACCACGCGGCGCCGGCTCGCCCGGCACCTGCTGCTGCTGCCGATCGCCGAGTACGACCGGCGCCGCACCGGCGACCTGCTGTCGCGCGTGGGCGCCGACACGACGCTGCTGCGCGCCGTGGTCACGTCCGGGTTGCTGGAGATGGTCACCGGCGTCGTCATGGTCGCCGGCGCGACGATCGCCATGGCGCTGCTCGACCCGGTGCTGCTGGCGGTGGCCGCCGGGGGCCTCGCCGTGGGGCTGGCCGTGGCGCTCGTCGTCTCCCGGCGGGTGCGGGGCCTGTCCGAGCAGGCGCAGGCCCGGCTCGGCGAGATGACCTCGGCGGTGGAGCGCGCGATCTCGGCCGTCCGGACCATCCGGGCGAGCGGCGCGCAGGAGCGGGAGGCGCGCGCCGTCACCCGCAGCGCCGAGCAGGCGTACGCGGCCGGCATGCGCGTGGCCCGCCTGGAGACCGTGATCGGCCCGGTCGCGGCGGCGGCGACGCAGGGCGCCTTCCTGCTGGTACTGGCCGTCGGCGGGGCCCGGGTCGCGGCGGGCGCCATCACGGTCGGCGACCTGGTGGCGATCATCCTGTTCCTGTTCTTCCTGGTGCTGCCGCTGGGCCAGGCGCTGAACGCGTACACCCGGCTGCAGACCGGCCTGGGTGCCCTGCAGCGCATCGAGGAGGTGCTGGGCCTGCCGTCGGAGACGGCTGCCGACGCGCCGGCCGGCGCCGACGCCGGCGCCGCGGGTGCGGACGCCGACGCGGTGACGTTCCGGGACGTCACGTTCGCGTACCCCGGGGGCAGTCCGGTCCTGCAGGGCGTGAGCTTCTCCGTTCGGCGTGGCTCGCGGGTCGCGCTGGTCGGCCCCTCGGGCGCGGGCAAGTCGACGCTGCTGGCGCTGATCGAGCGGTTCTACGAGGTGAGCGGCGGGGCCGTCCTCGTCGACGGGACCGACGTCCGGGACCTGCCGCGCGACGCGCTGCGCCGCCGGCTGGGCTACGTCGAGCAGGAGGCCCCGGTGCTGGCCGGGACGCTGCGCGACAACCTGCTGCTGACCGCACCGGACGCCGGCGAGGCCCGGCTGCTGCGGGCGCTCGCCGAGGTCAACCTGGAGGCGCTCGTCACCCGTACGCCGGACGGCCTGGACGTGCAGGTGGGCGAGGGCGGCGTGATGCTCTCCGGCGGTGAGCGGCAGCGCCTCGCGATCGCGCGCAGCCTGCTCGCGGAGTCGCCGATCCTGCTGCTTGACGAGCCCACCAGCAACCTGGACGCGCGCAACGAGGCGGCGCTGCGCGAGGCCATCGCGGCCGCCGCGACCCGGCGGACGCTGATCGTGGTGGCGCACCGGCTCTCCACGGTCGTCGACAGCGACCTGATCGTCGTCCTCGAGGCGGGCCGGGTCGCCGCCACCGGTACGCACGACGAGCTCCTCGCCGGCAGCCCGCTCTACCGGGAGCTGGCCACGCACCAATTGCTCGTCCCGGATCCGTGA
- the secA2 gene encoding accessory Sec system translocase SecA2: MGVSQRLKSRFRKFLQRPGTTVDLAPLRKRLPDIEAREDALQELDDEALTAAAREAATYEEICAIGREAARRALEQRPYDVQLLGAMALLSGKVAEMATGEGKTLTATVAAYGHVRLGNGPVHVLTVNDYLARRDATWMEPVYQLLGLSVGWVTEASTPQERREAYAADVTYVSVSEAGFDYLRDQLVTDVEDRVQRELATAIVDEADSILIDEARVPMVLAGSTSSESDPVHEAAELVRDLRAGKHYEVADDGRSVAFTDAGLQALEEKMGIDLYADEHVAQLSAVNVALHARALLRRDVDYIVRDGSVELIDEMRGRVAQRRRWPDGLQAAVEAKEGLHATAEGEVLDTITVQAYIALYRTVCGMTATAVHVGEQLREYFKLEVAVIPSNTPNIREDEPDRIYSAHDMRDEALVEEIKIAHEKGRPVLIGTLDVKASELLAKQLAAAGVPSVVLNAKNDDEEAAIIAEAGALGAVTVSTQMAGRGVDIRLGGSDEKDRDRVVELGGLYVIGSGRHDSRRVDDQLRGRAGRQGDPGGSVFFVSLEDDLVTRHAGDILPSSPRMDMDGVVHDDQVEYAVEHAQRVAEGVNHEIHRNTWRYSVVIEEQRLALAERRERLLTSEVAAIMLLERSPEKAKSIDEDVLSDAARSIALYHLDRLWAEHLAELSEVREGVHLRALGKLDPLDEFHRFAVPAFQKVFTEIERRTIETFEEVDLSDGWQPDRAEIVRPSATWTYLVHDNPFGSELDRLIASVGRRLTSGGS, encoded by the coding sequence ATGGGTGTGTCTCAGCGGCTGAAGAGCCGGTTCCGCAAGTTCCTGCAGCGTCCGGGCACCACGGTCGACCTCGCGCCGTTGCGGAAGAGGTTGCCGGACATCGAGGCCCGTGAGGACGCGCTCCAAGAGCTCGACGACGAGGCGCTGACCGCCGCGGCCCGGGAGGCGGCCACCTACGAGGAGATCTGCGCCATCGGCCGGGAGGCCGCGCGGCGGGCGCTGGAGCAGCGGCCGTACGACGTGCAGCTGCTCGGCGCGATGGCGCTGCTGTCCGGCAAGGTCGCCGAGATGGCCACCGGTGAGGGCAAGACGCTGACCGCGACGGTCGCCGCGTACGGCCACGTGCGCCTCGGCAACGGCCCGGTGCACGTCCTGACGGTCAACGACTACCTGGCCCGTCGCGACGCCACGTGGATGGAGCCGGTCTACCAGCTGCTCGGCCTGAGCGTCGGCTGGGTCACCGAGGCGTCCACGCCGCAGGAGCGCCGCGAGGCGTACGCCGCCGACGTCACGTACGTCTCGGTCAGCGAGGCCGGCTTCGACTACCTGCGCGACCAGCTGGTGACCGACGTCGAGGACCGGGTGCAGCGCGAGCTGGCCACCGCGATCGTCGACGAGGCCGACTCGATCCTCATCGACGAGGCGCGGGTGCCGATGGTCCTCGCGGGCAGCACGTCGAGCGAGAGCGACCCGGTGCACGAGGCCGCCGAGCTGGTCCGCGACCTGCGCGCGGGCAAGCACTACGAGGTCGCCGACGACGGCCGCAGCGTCGCCTTCACCGACGCGGGCCTCCAGGCCCTCGAGGAGAAGATGGGCATCGACCTGTACGCCGACGAGCACGTCGCGCAGCTCTCGGCGGTGAACGTCGCGCTGCACGCCCGCGCCCTGCTGCGCCGCGACGTCGACTACATCGTGCGCGACGGCTCGGTCGAGCTGATCGACGAGATGCGCGGCCGGGTCGCCCAGCGCCGGCGCTGGCCGGACGGCCTCCAGGCGGCGGTCGAGGCCAAGGAGGGCCTGCACGCCACCGCCGAGGGCGAGGTGCTCGACACGATCACCGTGCAGGCGTACATCGCTCTCTACAGGACGGTGTGCGGCATGACGGCGACCGCCGTGCACGTCGGTGAGCAGCTGCGCGAGTACTTCAAGCTCGAGGTGGCGGTCATCCCGTCGAACACGCCCAACATCCGCGAGGACGAGCCGGACCGCATCTACTCGGCGCACGACATGCGCGACGAGGCGCTGGTCGAGGAGATCAAGATCGCCCACGAGAAGGGCCGGCCGGTGCTGATCGGCACCCTCGACGTGAAGGCGTCCGAGCTGCTGGCCAAGCAGCTGGCCGCGGCCGGCGTGCCCTCGGTGGTGCTCAACGCCAAGAACGACGACGAGGAGGCCGCGATCATCGCGGAGGCGGGCGCGCTCGGCGCGGTCACCGTCTCCACCCAGATGGCCGGCCGCGGCGTCGACATCCGCCTCGGCGGCAGCGACGAGAAGGACCGCGACCGCGTCGTCGAGCTGGGCGGCCTGTACGTCATCGGCAGCGGCCGGCACGACAGCCGCCGCGTCGACGACCAGCTGCGCGGCCGCGCCGGCCGGCAGGGCGACCCCGGCGGCTCGGTGTTCTTCGTCAGCCTCGAGGACGACCTGGTCACCCGGCACGCCGGCGACATCCTGCCGTCGTCGCCGCGGATGGACATGGACGGCGTCGTGCACGACGACCAGGTCGAGTACGCGGTCGAGCACGCCCAGCGCGTCGCCGAGGGCGTCAACCACGAGATCCACCGCAACACCTGGCGCTACAGCGTGGTGATCGAGGAGCAGCGCCTCGCTCTCGCCGAGCGGCGCGAGCGGCTTCTGACCAGCGAGGTCGCGGCGATCATGCTGCTGGAGAGGTCGCCGGAGAAGGCGAAGTCGATCGACGAGGACGTGCTCTCCGACGCGGCCCGCTCGATCGCGCTCTACCACCTCGACCGGCTCTGGGCCGAGCACCTGGCCGAGCTCTCGGAGGTCCGCGAGGGCGTGCACCTGCGGGCACTGGGCAAGCTGGACCCGCTCGACGAGTTCCACCGCTTCGCCGTGCCGGCCTTCCAGAAGGTGTTCACCGAGATCGAGCGCCGCACCATCGAGACGTTCGAGGAGGTCGACCTCTCCGACGGCTGGCAGCCGGACCGCGCGGAGATCGTGCGTCCGAGCGCCACGTGGACCTACCTGGTGCACGACAACCCGTTCGGCTCCGAACTGGACCGCCTCATCGCGTCCGTCGGCCGCCGCCTCACCTCGGGCGGCAGCTGA
- a CDS encoding DUF3500 domain-containing protein — translation MAGAARELLAAHPQAGVGFDDRHRRWIEYRPEPRPGVSLADLAPGPRKAAHRLLATGLSPAAFAQAMAVIALEEVLDRREGGRRGRHSEDYRVIVFGVPGDDRWAWRFEGHHLSVSMTVADGRVSPAPVFLGANPARVDALGRPVLRPLGVEEDLGRELLLSLSPQARRVAVVGDVAPYDIRTATHPRSAPIAPAGIARADLRPGERALLDQLVALYLGRLPDELAAALDPAGGAVHFAWEGAAQPGTRHYYRVQADDLVIEFDNTTDDGNHAHTVLRRPHGEFGGDILAEHHAGPSHRG, via the coding sequence ATGGCCGGCGCCGCCCGCGAGCTGCTGGCCGCCCACCCGCAGGCCGGCGTCGGGTTCGACGACCGGCACCGCCGCTGGATCGAGTACCGGCCCGAGCCGCGCCCGGGCGTGTCGCTCGCCGACCTGGCGCCCGGCCCGCGCAAGGCCGCGCACCGGCTGCTCGCCACCGGGCTCAGTCCCGCGGCGTTCGCCCAGGCGATGGCCGTGATCGCGCTGGAGGAGGTGCTGGACCGCCGCGAGGGCGGGCGGCGCGGCCGGCACAGCGAGGACTACCGGGTGATCGTCTTCGGGGTGCCGGGCGACGACCGGTGGGCGTGGCGTTTCGAGGGTCACCACCTGTCGGTGAGCATGACCGTCGCGGACGGGCGTGTCTCCCCCGCCCCGGTGTTCCTCGGTGCCAACCCCGCCCGCGTCGACGCGCTGGGCCGGCCGGTGCTGCGGCCGCTGGGCGTCGAGGAGGACCTCGGGCGTGAGCTGCTGCTCTCGCTGTCGCCGCAGGCACGCCGTGTTGCGGTTGTCGGGGACGTGGCGCCGTACGACATCCGCACGGCGACCCACCCCCGCAGCGCTCCCATCGCACCCGCGGGCATCGCCCGCGCGGACCTGCGGCCCGGCGAGCGCGCGCTGCTCGACCAGCTCGTGGCGCTCTACCTGGGCCGGCTTCCCGACGAGCTGGCGGCGGCGCTGGACCCGGCGGGCGGGGCGGTGCACTTCGCGTGGGAGGGCGCGGCGCAGCCCGGCACGCGGCACTACTACCGCGTCCAGGCCGACGATCTGGTCATCGAGTTCGACAACACGACGGACGACGGCAACCACGCGCACACGGTGCTGCGGCGGCCGCATGGCGAGTTCGGCGGGGACATCCTGGCCGAGCACCACGCGGGGCCGTCACACCGCGGCTGA
- a CDS encoding ankyrin repeat domain-containing protein, whose translation MAEELDAETIAFAHRMFDLARSGEAEQLAGQLSHGLPADLTNDKGDTLLILAAYHNHPETVATLLQHGADPARVNDRGQTALAAAVFRRNAETVRMLLGAGADPDGGKPSARETAEFFDLPEMTALLNGE comes from the coding sequence ATGGCGGAGGAATTGGATGCCGAAACGATCGCGTTCGCGCACCGGATGTTCGACCTGGCGCGCTCCGGCGAGGCCGAGCAGCTCGCCGGACAGCTCAGCCACGGGCTGCCCGCCGACCTCACCAACGACAAGGGCGACACGCTGCTGATCCTGGCGGCGTACCACAACCATCCGGAGACCGTCGCGACGCTGCTGCAGCACGGCGCCGACCCGGCCCGGGTGAACGACCGCGGGCAGACCGCCCTGGCCGCCGCGGTGTTCCGGCGCAACGCCGAGACCGTGCGGATGCTGCTCGGCGCGGGCGCGGACCCCGACGGCGGCAAGCCCAGCGCGCGGGAGACCGCCGAGTTCTTCGACCTGCCGGAGATGACCGCCCTGCTGAACGGCGAGTGA
- a CDS encoding cupin domain-containing protein, which yields MTDGVYVGRAGEDGARNQGWLLGHFMPKDELLHSDAVEVKWGVHAPGERRAAWATHEIRTALLVLIRGAFHIELRDRTVVLSEPGDYVVWGPGQDHSWQAGDEETVVLTVRWPSVPGWRLPPP from the coding sequence GTGACCGACGGCGTCTACGTCGGCCGCGCCGGCGAGGACGGCGCACGGAACCAGGGCTGGCTGCTCGGCCATTTCATGCCGAAGGACGAGCTGCTGCACAGCGACGCGGTGGAGGTGAAGTGGGGGGTGCACGCGCCGGGCGAGCGCCGGGCGGCGTGGGCGACCCACGAGATCCGTACGGCGTTGCTCGTGCTGATCCGTGGCGCCTTCCACATCGAGTTGCGGGATCGGACTGTGGTGTTGAGCGAGCCGGGCGACTACGTGGTCTGGGGACCCGGTCAAGACCATTCCTGGCAGGCCGGGGACGAGGAGACGGTGGTGCTCACCGTACGCTGGCCCTCGGTGCCCGGCTGGCGGCTGCCCCCGCCGTAA
- a CDS encoding winged helix-turn-helix domain-containing protein has translation MTLNIPLTGDTLPPQAHRLIEAVRELVEAGQGSVAVEQPEAEPALMPAAEPAEGGVEVRLLTASRQVMLDGKLLPLTRLEFDLLLFLADHPRRVFSRTQLLNAVWGYEHTGERTVDVHVRRLRVKMGSHLPLITTVYGVGYRLSDEARIIVLPHE, from the coding sequence GTGACCCTGAACATCCCCCTCACCGGCGACACGCTGCCGCCGCAGGCGCACCGCCTGATCGAGGCGGTCCGGGAGCTCGTCGAGGCCGGTCAGGGCTCGGTCGCCGTGGAGCAGCCGGAGGCCGAGCCGGCCCTGATGCCTGCGGCCGAGCCCGCCGAGGGCGGCGTGGAGGTGCGCCTGCTGACCGCCTCGCGCCAGGTGATGCTGGACGGCAAGCTCCTGCCGCTCACCCGGCTCGAGTTCGACCTGCTGCTGTTCCTCGCCGACCACCCGCGCCGGGTGTTCAGCCGCACCCAGCTGCTCAACGCGGTCTGGGGCTACGAGCACACCGGCGAGCGCACGGTCGACGTCCACGTCCGCCGGCTACGGGTCAAGATGGGCTCGCACCTGCCGCTGATCACGACCGTGTACGGCGTCGGCTACCGCCTCTCCGACGAGGCCCGCATCATCGTCCTCCCGCACGAGTAA
- a CDS encoding uridine kinase, whose translation MRVRPVSTEVLVEELADRLAAEAPGQRLRVAIDGPGAAAPGVLADALVDPLRVRSRPAVRIDTADFLRPASVRLEFGRTNPESFYTGWLDEAGLRREVLDPAGPGGTGRIVTRLWDARIDRAAREPYTELPPTAVVIVSGPLLLGAGLPFDVTVHLDLSAGALRRRTEPAELWTLPAYARYGDEVGPAAFADVVVRLDDPRRPAVVLDPRERSEDR comes from the coding sequence GTGCGCGTGCGTCCCGTCTCGACCGAGGTCCTGGTCGAGGAGCTGGCCGACCGGCTCGCCGCCGAAGCCCCGGGGCAGCGGCTCCGGGTGGCGATCGACGGGCCGGGCGCCGCCGCTCCCGGGGTCCTCGCGGACGCGCTCGTCGACCCGCTGCGGGTGCGCAGCCGGCCGGCGGTCCGCATCGACACCGCCGACTTCCTGCGCCCGGCCTCCGTACGCCTGGAGTTCGGCCGTACGAACCCGGAGTCGTTCTACACCGGCTGGCTGGACGAGGCCGGGTTGCGCCGCGAGGTGCTCGACCCGGCCGGCCCGGGCGGCACCGGGCGGATCGTCACCCGCCTCTGGGACGCGCGCATCGACCGGGCCGCCCGCGAGCCGTACACCGAGCTGCCCCCGACCGCCGTGGTGATCGTCAGCGGCCCGCTGCTGCTCGGCGCCGGCCTGCCGTTCGACGTGACCGTCCACCTCGACCTGTCGGCCGGGGCGCTGCGGCGCCGCACGGAGCCCGCCGAGCTGTGGACGCTGCCCGCGTACGCCCGCTACGGCGACGAGGTGGGCCCGGCCGCATTCGCCGACGTGGTTGTCCGCCTGGACGACCCGAGGCGGCCCGCGGTGGTGCTCGACCCCCGTGAACGCAGTGAAGACCGATGA
- a CDS encoding TraR/DksA family transcriptional regulator, translated as MLVNSAVITGKGADTAKGRSPQEVSQIRELLKARFDDLNAEYEEAVAENQRLRLVEIGDAAGDDQADSGSKTAERDAATSLLRTLLDRRTQAEVAMQRLDEGTYGNCESCHNPIPVERLEVFPSATTCVHCKANRERRAG; from the coding sequence ATGCTCGTCAACAGCGCGGTCATCACGGGTAAAGGTGCCGACACCGCCAAGGGGCGCTCGCCACAGGAGGTCTCGCAGATCCGGGAGCTGCTGAAGGCCCGGTTCGACGATCTCAACGCCGAGTACGAGGAAGCCGTGGCCGAGAACCAGCGGCTGAGGCTGGTCGAGATCGGCGACGCCGCCGGTGACGACCAGGCGGACAGCGGATCCAAGACCGCCGAACGCGACGCGGCGACGTCGCTGCTGCGGACCCTGCTCGACCGGCGCACGCAGGCGGAGGTCGCCATGCAGCGCCTCGACGAGGGCACGTACGGCAACTGCGAGAGCTGCCACAACCCGATCCCGGTGGAGCGGCTCGAGGTGTTCCCGTCGGCCACCACGTGCGTGCACTGCAAGGCCAACCGCGAGCGTCGCGCGGGCTGA